The Mustela lutreola isolate mMusLut2 chromosome 3, mMusLut2.pri, whole genome shotgun sequence genome includes a region encoding these proteins:
- the ZDBF2 gene encoding DBF4-type zinc finger-containing protein 2 isoform X1: MQSRQGYCSYCCVRYNSLEQHMASPQHRYLTTQNRQRMGTTSLMERFLQDVLRHHPYHSQENRSTQHERLLMNAAPPPEVVPVDDSVSEEATEDAAGVKGESSSKGSEPSKELHARPGKSQECIQGVSVRPSVIQKLEKGQQQPLGFIQKIGSGMKEFNPVGIGQATHTRPSLICPSVISSAPASCLAGSSFDRPVTTKTTKLAAAASSDSVRKCDPNKVDRYLEQPDRGSRNPVLSSNLETSVSYQKPKEPNRKSLGTNSDKLIIQEAVKSQRKALSAGAKVREFMGTEGSLKSESLSKLAVSQAISLNKSGMPSNKGTFEDATAKHREKFLSGMDHSQEEKHLVFNKSAFLEQKSSVISAVKFARGSLQSASDQPEETAQDLWKEEQIDQEDKNYDSRASEMSFDCSSPHSLTDESKVTAKEVDLSKEAYADLQCKSKTSFISVVSSDRDGSLPLATNRTQVIVKGVSAQKAKPISLVDESYESSDSEINFECDALLQSTDDYPQQPAKEGNLPKEEHIDLVDKNYGSSSSEVSTDSPFPLQSVGDQLPVSVTEAKLEKVHIGLVDKNYGSSCSDTSIDNDASPQSVVEHPHLVVKERNVKDRQVYLKDNNLKSSSAEGHLDYAVSLETVTDESQRAVEDIPLLEERNEPVDMNYDSHGSEMSFHTDARLVPGQSGVIVKKVNAREVALDLEEKSVKSSNSDQSSDSRASLYQSPSDQREISLKELNVDMEVKSYGCSSSELTFESDPPTMSGTEHSEMDMEEIRKRHINLEGEHSGSNSSAITFDSDILLRSGVDQPQVAIYVEEPSHLENQTNKSCVAEVTFDSDIPVHSGTNQPELAVKDIIIQKEDYIHLGRKNDEPSGSEVSLDFYVPSHSVTDPPEVAMEKLNLQKEEQIYLENKDNEPSGSELSLNYGIFHSMTGHSNNPLKEMNLQEERIHLGNKGNGPSVSEISLKSDLSYRLMTDHPNIAVKEISHQKEHMYLQDKDNALSVYETSLDPGVHLHQSVTHKPETAVKEMWLQKERHAKFKSKSPKFSSSATGSDIPHYLVTEPQIAVKEINVQKEHVLEKESDKYSSSGIMFGSHVLPHLMTETPHIAVLKEDRVVLEGQSTGARGFAVNLATGAPLHSVIGQPQLTRLKEQNVHLEDKNRESSHCKIRYDCGDPHLLLTGQFREVVKKTNLRKEGKVVMKNKKVQTKGSKLIRSSGVSLQPVADKPEGAIKRVNPENEGHVNVEDKSSQCSGSEVSLDSDFLVESIIDQPQVTVLDQDHTELVEDKHSQSGGSEMSFDSEDPLQSVAEQVRETVKEITLWKDEVDVEDKRDEADVEDKRDEADVEDKRDEPKGFEMMYDSNVLHQSVAAQTEEVVKGMNLWKEHVEMQGKIVEPSDPKINFDSNEPPQSVPNEIQDAIAEISLLREGHVCLADKDYEPNDSEIIYVSNVPLESVVEQPHLLEGEHASLEDKSTIACPEITFISDDHLQSVADQLQKSVKEVSLWKEDHIYLEDKSYKLGDFEVSYDSDVPVPFVVDQSPLAVKEINLQNDLENKSCGPSVFEIKCDSGIHLQLEVDQSEVVCKEIDLPKERHLGMEVKTSEPSDSELMCDSDVPLEIVVNELQVSVKEANLRKMLFVDLVTSDSDCEVIAESDMPFQPVIDSPDMTVKDINCINTEGYDLEGECCDSCGSEIGYVCEASPQSLANQCKETFKVVNQKKDYIILQESSCESYGSEINFQIDPPDRSVTYSSQESDKEMVKIIDSEEKSCESDSPKTDFKWEDDAEPMAEQLQEEDKGINIRQRKGLETIGRKEKHCEATVSAVRCSASSGSAVHQRASKGKILKLKHADPESMSCEPCGSGMSFQCSLQSDADQPQEAVNKTGLYKKMTLDPEETNRDSHPTSIFIVDPARNLEKVKEVIEDDPDEPVLEALPHVPPSFVGKTWSQIMREDDMKINALVKEFKEGRFHCYFDDDGETRKIKKKNLNEEKKITWTDASQDTTAIQVFSDCDDNAGGVSDTDDFPVALDKSSHHSTVKRPYYEQSWRLAARCQAVKVSHGTQTNFSNQSDAQDSGQEDDSAGKRSLQQDKKTKKKVKIGAHEYPETCTKVLKPLQPNALVYVISSNMKFQDSETANFAKKYRTPRSRDVSIEYKYKRSPFNYYDPLSKEIVIDPPLSLDESDPDRVNWLQASLSDLSSSSGDEDAEDCDPTSVLTIRDELLAYPGAPVSPERVPRPGTSGTSRPGTSGISRPGTSGTSQPGTSGTSRPGTSGTSLPGTSGTSLPGTSGTSRPGTSGTSRPGTSGTSSAGAAPKESNFQVTVVPRDAAGTSSEAGTGKFSEGKKKIQRRVTTNEDKPDFPTKAYKPMSLQAQPRLASERRPIWIRTKVNDIIRKYLSKYSFLRRKYQSRSAFLRLHLNQKKCDPPKAKAKAKAAARSTTHMVLRSSVQPVPADPPVPSDPPVPAESPVPPVPRVPPVPRLPPVPPVPRLPPVPPVPRLPPVPPVPPVPPVPSVPPVPSVPRAPPVAVVAAAAAVAPEGQSLTAPGSGPKPRGLRGAGRRRNGKKRSRKKRRRRLSRPVKIYSLRSLYSQVAASDRMRTRLSSKREADETA; the protein is encoded by the coding sequence ATCAACCCAACATGAGAGACTTCTTATGAATGCTGCGCCACCTCCTGAAGTGGTTCCTGTTGATGATTCTGTTTCTGAAGAAGCGACTGAGGATGCCGCTGGTGTAAAAGGAGAGAGCTCCAGCAAGGGTTCTGAACCTAGTAAAGAGTTACATGCTAGACCCGGCAAATCTCAGGAATGTATACAGGGTGTTTCAGTAAGACCATCAGTTATTCAAAAACTGGAGAAGGGACAGCAGCAACCCTTGGGTTTCATTCAGAAAATTGGGAGTGGCATGAAAGAATTTAACCCAGTTGGTATTGGTCAAGCTACACATACTAGACCAAGCTTAATATGTCCATCAGTGATTTCTAGTGCTCCTGCTAGTTGTTTAGCTGGAAGTTCCTTTGACAGACCAGTTACAACTAAAACAACTAAGTTAGCAGCAGCAGCCAGTTCGGATTCAGTCAGAAAATGTGACCCAAACAAAGTTGACAGATACCTTGAACAGCCAGACAGGGGCTCTAGAAATCCTGTGCTGTCATCCAATCTAGAAACTTCAGTTTCGTATCAGAAACCTAAAGAACCAAATAGGAAATCTTTAGGTACAAATTCAGATAAATTGATTATACAGGAAGCTGTAAAATCTCAGCGTAAAGCTTTGTCAGCTGGCGCTAAAGTCCGTGAATTTATGGGTACTGAAGGCTCCTTAAAATCTGAATCTCTTTCCAAATTAGCTGTTAGCCAAGCAATCAGCCTGAATAAAAGTGGCATGCCTTCTAATAAGGGAACCTTTGAAGATGCTACAGCAAAGCACCGTGAGAAATTCCTTTCTGGTATGGATCATAGCCAAGAGGAAAAGCATTTGGTTTTTAATAAGTCAGCCTTTTTAGAACAGAAGAGCTCAGTGATTTCTGCAGTGAAATTTGCTCGTGGCTCTCTTCAGTCAGCGTCTGATCAACCGGAAGAGACTGCACAAGACCTTTGGAAGGAGGAGCAAATTGACCAAGAAGATAAAAACTATGATTCGAGAGCTTCTGAAATGAGTTTTGACTGCAGTTCCCCTCATTCACTGACTGATGAATCTAAGGTGACTGCCAAAGAAGTAGACCTTTCAAAGGAAGCGTACGCAGATTTGCAGTGTAAGAGTAAGACATCTTTCATTTCTGTGGTGAGTTCGGATCGTGATGGCTCTCTTCCCTTGGCTACTAACCGAACTCAAGTAATAGTTAAAGGTGTAAGTGCTCAGAAGGCAAAGCCTATTAGCCTGGTTGATGAAAGCTATGAATCTAGTGATTCTGAGATTAATTTTGAATGTGATGCCTTACTTCAATCAACTGATGACTACCCCCAGCAACCtgcaaaagaaggaaaccttCCTAAGGAGGAACATATTGACTTGGTTGATAAGAACTATGGATCTAGTAGCTCTGAAGTAAGTACTGATTCTCCGTTTCCTCTTCAATCAGTAGGTGACCAACTCCCAGTGTCTGTCACAGAAGCAAAACTTGAGAAGGTTCACATTGGCTTGGTTGATAAGAACTATGGTTCAAGTTGTTCAGACACAAGTATTGATAATGATGCTTCTCCTCAGTCTGTAGTTGAGCATCCTCACCTGGTTGTCAAAGAAAGAAACGTAAAGGATAGACAAGTCTACCTGAAAGATAATAACCTTAAATCCAGCAGTGCTGAAGGCCATCTTGATTATGCTGTCTCCCTTGAGACAGTGACTGATGAATCTCAGAGGGCTGTTGAAGACATACCCCTTCTGGAAGAGAGGAATGAACCTGTGGATATGAACTATGATTCTCATGGTTCTGAAATGAGTTTTCACACTGATGCTCGACTGGTGCCTGGCCAGTCTGGAGTAATAGTTAAAAAAGTGAACGCTCGAGAAGTAGCTCTTGACCTGGAGGAGAAGAGTGTTAAATCTAGCAATTCTGATCAAAGTTCTGATTCTCGTGCTTCTCTTTATCAGTCACCTAGTGATCAGCGTGAAATAAGTCTGAAAGAGTTAAATGTTGACATGGAAGTTAAGAGCTATGGGTGCTCCAGTTCTGAGCTGACTTTTGAATCTGATCCCCCTACTATGTCGGGTACTGAACATTCTGAGATGGAcatggaagaaataagaaagaggcACATTAACTTGGAAGGTGAGCACTCTGGGTCAAATAGTTCTGCAATAACTTTTGACTCTGATATTCTTCTTCGCTCAGGAGTTGACCAGCCTCAAGTAGCTATTTATGTGGAAGAACCGAGTCATCTGGAAAATCAGACTAATAAATCTTGTGTTGCTGAAGTAACTTTTGATTCTGATATACCTGTTCATTCGGGGACTAATCAACCTGAACTGGCTGTTAAAGACATAATCATTCAGAAAGAAGATTATATACACTTAGGGAGGAAGAATGATGAACCCAGTGGTTCTGAAGTAAGTTTGGATTTTTATGTCCCTTCTCATTCAGTGACTGACCCTCCTGAAGTAGCTATGGAAAAgctaaatcttcaaaaagaagagCAGATATACTTAGAAAATAAGGACAATGAGCCTAGTGGTTCCGAATTAAGTTTGAATTATGGTATTTTTCATTCAATGACTGGACATTCTAACAATCCCCTTAAAGAAATGAATCTTCAGGAAGAGCGCATACACTTGGGAAATAAAGGTAATGGGCCTAGTGTTTCTGAAATCAGTTTGAAATCTGACCTTTCTTACCGTTTAATGACTGATCATCCTAACATAGCTGTTAAAGAAATAAGCCATCAGAAGGAACACATGTACTTACAAGATAAGGATAATGCATTAAGCGTTTATGAAACGAGTTTGGATCCTGGTGTCCATCTTCATCAGTCAGTGACTCACAAGCCTGAAACCGCTGTTAAAGAAATGTGGCTCCAAAAAGAAAGGCATGCTAAATTCAAAAGTAAAAGTCCTAAATTTAGTAGTTCTGCGACAGGTTCTGACATCCCTCATTATTTAGTGACTGAACCGCAGATAGCGGTCAAAGAAATCAATGTTCAGAAAGAACATGTTCTAGAAAAAGAGAGTGATAAATACAGCAGTTCTGGAATAATGTTTGGTTCTCATGTCCTTCCTCACTTAATGACCGAAACGCCTCACATTGCTGTTTTGAAGGAGGACCGTGTTGTCCTAGAAGGTCAGAGTACTGGAGCTAGAGGTTTTGCAGTAAATTTGGCTACTGGTGCCCCTCTTCATTCAGTCATTGGCCAACCTCAGCTAACCCGCCTGAAGGAACAAAATGTTCATCTGGAAGATAAAAACCGTGAATCTAGTCATTGTAAGATAAGATATGATTGTGGTGACCCTCATCTGCTATTGACTGGACAATTTAGGGAAGTGGTTAAGAAAACAaatctgaggaaggaagggaaagttgtaatgaaaaataaaaaggttcaaACTAAAGGTTCTAAATTAATACGCTCTTCTGGTGTTTCTCTTCAGCCTGTGGCTGATAAACCTGAAGGGGCTATTAAACGAGTAAACCCGGAGAATGAAGGTCATGTGAACGTGGAAGATAAGAGCAGCCAATGTAGTGGTTCTGAAGTGAGTTTGGATTCTGATTTCTTGGTTGAGTCAATAATTGATCAACCTCAAGTAACTGTTTTGGATCAGGACCACACTGAGCTAGTAGAAGATAAGCATAGTCAATCTGGTGGTTCTGAAATGAGTTTTGATTCTGAGGATCCTCTTCAGTCAGTGGCTGAGCAGGTTAGAGAAACTGTTAAAGAAATAACCCTTTGGAAGGATGAAGTTGATGTGGAAGATAAGAGGGATGAAGCTGATGTGGAAGATAAGAGGGATGAAGCTGATGTGGAAGATAAGAGGGATGAACCCAAGGGTTTTGAAATGATGTATGATTCTAATGTCCTTCATCAGTCAGTGGCTGCCCAAACTGAAGAAGTCGTTAAGGGGATGAACCTTTGGAAGGAGCACGTTGAAATGCAAGGGAAGATTGTGGAACCTAGTGatcctaaaataaattttgattctAATGAACCTCCTCAGTCTGTGCCTAATGAAATTCAAGATGCTATTGCAGAAATAAGTCTTCTGAGGGAAGGACATGTTTGTCTGGCTGATAAGGACTATGAACCCAAtgattctgaaataatttatgtTTCAAATGTCCCTCTTGAATCAGTGGTTGAGCAACCACACCTTTTGGAAGGGGAACATGCCAGTTTGGAAGATAAGAGCACTATCGCTTGTCCTGAAATAACTTTCATTTCTGATGATCATCTTCAGTCAGTGGCTGACCAGCTTCAAAAATCTGTTAAAGAAGTCAGTCTCTGGAAGGAAGACCATATTTACTTGGAAGATAAGAGCTACAAACTAGGTGACTTCGAGGTAAGTTATGATTCTGATGTTCCTGTTCCCTTTGTGGTTGATCAGTCTCCTTTggctgtcaaagaaataaacttGCAAAATGACCTAGAAAATAAGAGCTGTGGACCTagtgtttttgaaataaaatgtgattctGGTATTCATTTGCAGTTAGAAGTTGACCAGTCTGAAGTGGTGTGCAAAGAAATAGATCTTCCAAAAGAAAGGCATCTTGGCATGGAAGTAAAGACCAGTGAACCTAGTGATTCAGAATTAATGTGTGATTCTGATGTCCCTCTTGAAATAGTGGTTAATGAACTTCAAGTGTCAGTTAAAGAAGCAAATCTTAGAAAGATGCTCTTTGTGGACTTGGTGACCAGTGATAGTGATTGTGAAGTGATTGCGGAGTCTGATATGCCTTTTCAGCCAGTGATTGACTCACCTGACATGACTGTCAAAGACATCAATTGTATAAATACGGAAGGCTATGATCTAGAAGGTGAATGCTGTGACTCTTGTGGTTCTGAAATAGGATATGTTTGTGAAGCCTCTCCACAGTCACTGGCAAACCAGTGCAAAGAGACTTTCAAAGTGGTAAACCAGAAGAAAGACTATATCATTCTGCAGGAGTCAAGCTGTGAGTCTTACGgttctgaaataaattttcaaatcgACCCCCCAGATCGGTCTGTGACTTACTCATCACAAGAATCTGATAAAGAAATGGTGAAAATTATTGACTCAGAAGAGAAGAGTTGTGAATCGGATAGTcctaaaacagattttaaatggGAAGACGATGCTGAGCCAATGGCTGAGCAGCTCCAGGAAGAAGACAAAGGAATCAACATTCGTCAAAGGAAAGGTCTAGAAACCATTGGCCGAAAAGAAAAGCACTGTGAAGCTACTGTTTCTGCAGTGCGTTGTAGTGCCTCTTCTGGGTCAGCAGTCCATCAGAGGGCTAGCAAGGGGAAGATTTTGAAGTTAAAACATGCAGATCCAGAAAGTATGAGCTGTGAACCATGTGGTTCTGGAATGAGTTTCCAGTGCTCTCTTCAGTCTGACGCTGACCAGCCTCAAGAAGCCGTTAATAAAACAGGACTCTACAAGAAGATGACTCTGGACCCAGAAGAAACAAACCGTGATTCCCACCCAACCTCTATTTTCATAGTTGATCCTGCCAGGAACCTGGAAAAGGTAAAGGAGGTCATAGAAGATGATCCTGATGAACCTGTCCTTGAAGCCTTGCCTCATGTCCCTCCTTCATTTGTGGGGAAAACGTGGTCTCAGATAATGAGAGAGGATGACATGAAAATTAATGCTCTTGTGAAAGAATTTAAGGAAGGTCGTTTCCACTGTTACTTTGACGATGACGGTGAGAccaggaagataaaaaaaaaaaatttgaatgaagaaaaaaagattacttgGACTGACGCGAGTCAGGACACTACCGCAATTCAAGTTTTTTCAGATTGTGATGATAATGCAGGTGGCGTTTCAGATACTGATGACTTTCCAGTGGCCTTAGATAAATCTAGCCATCATTCTACAGTCAAGAGGCCTTATTATGAACAGTCATGGCGACTGGCTGCTCGATGTCAGGCTGTAAAAGTCAGCCATGGAACTCAAACCAATTTCTCAAATCAGTCAGACGCACAAGACAGTGGACAGGAGGATGACTCAGCAGGGAAGCGTTCGCTTCAAcaggacaaaaaaacaaaaaagaaagtgaaaattggAGCACATGAATATCCTGAAACATGTACTAAAGTTCTGAAGCCTTTGCAACCCAATGCCTTAGTCtatgttatttcttcaaacatgAAATTTCAGGACAGTGAAACTGCCAACTTCGCTAAAAAATACCGCACCCCCAGAAGTCGGGATGTTAGCATAGAGTACAAATACAAACGGAGCCCCTTTAATTACTATGACCCACTGAGTAAGGAAATTGTAATTGATCCTCCTCTGAGCTTAGATGAATCAGACCCTGACAGAGTTAACTGGCTTCAAGCTAGTCTCAGCGACCTGAGCTCCAGTTCAGGCGATGAAGACGCTGAAGACTGTGACCCAACATCCGTTTTGACCATAAGAGACGAATTGCTGGCCTATCCGGGGGCCCCTGTTTCACCTGAGCGAGTGCCACGGCCGGGGACTTCGGGGACCTCGCGGCCGGGGACTTCGGGGATCTCACGGCCGGGGACTTCGGGGACCTCACAGCCGGGGACTTCGGGGACCTCACGGCCGGGGACTTCGGGGACCTCACTGCCGGGGACTTCGGGGACCTCACTGCCGGGGACTTCGGGGACCTCACGGCCGGGGACTTCGGGGACCTCACGGCCGGGGACTTCAGGGACTTCGAGCGCAGGCGCAGCTCCAAAGGAAAGTAATTTCCAGGTAACGGTGGTCCCCAGAGACGCCGCCGGGACCTCTTCGGAAGCAGGTACCGGGAAGTTCTCcgaaggtaaaaagaaaattcagaggagGGTGACAACGAATGAGGACAAGCCAGACTTCCCCACGAAGGCTTATAAACCGATGAGTCTCCAGGCACAGCCCAGGCTCGCTTCCGAAAGACGGCCCATTTGGATTCGGACCAAAGTAAACGATATCATTCGAAAGTATCTTTCAAAATACTCTTTCCTGCGTCGCAAGTATCAGTCCCGGAGCGCGTTTCTCCGACTGCATCTTAACCAGAAGAAATGCGACCCCCCCAAGGCGAAGGCAAAGGCGAAGGCGGCGGCGAGGAGCACCACCCACATGGTTCTGCGGTCGTCGGTTCAGCCGGTGCCCGCGGATCCTCCGGTGCCCTCGGATCCGCCGGTGCCCGCGGAATCGCCGGTTCCTCCGGTCCCGCGGGTTCCCCCGGTCCCGCGGCTTCCCCCGGTTCCCCCGGTCCCGCGGCTTCCCCCGGTTCCCCCGGTCCCGCGGCTTCCCCCGGTTCCCCCGGTTCCCCCGGTTCCCCCGGTTCCCTCGGTCCCCCCGGTTCCCTCGGTCCCGCGAGCTCCGCCGGtggcggtggtggcggcggcggcggcggtagcGCCCGAGGGACAGTCCCTGACGGCCCCCGGCTCCGGCCCCAAGCCGCGGGGGCTGCGGGGTGCAGGCCGGAGGAGGAATGGTAAGAAACGCTCTCGGAAGAAGAGAAGACGACGACTCTCCCGACCCGTGAAGATCTACTCTTTGAGAAGCCTGTACTCCCAGGTGGCCGCCTCCGACAGGATGAGGACTCGGCTGTCAAGCAAGCGAGAGGCCGACGAGACCGCCTAG